AACGTGTGAGCGGGGTAGGTCATAGGCATGGTGCAGATACGATTTGATTGTATTCCGGCCGTATGCCCGGAGGAAAATGGAAAGAGGGGTAATTGCGTGGGATCAGATGGTCCACGGTTGCTCGCATCCACATGTCCCAGCAACGGCGCCGATTCGCGTTGCGCGCAAACAGTTAGGATTAGCCATATTCGCTTAGTCAAAGTATAATTAAGGAAGAACATCCCATTTTTTACATGGTTAACGCATTAAAAAAGAACGCGGCCCAAAATTTAATTTAATTACCCTGAAACTTCATGAATGAATCATCCTACGCTTGCAGATGACCGCGTCGCATCTCCCCTACACCCGCAACGGGCTCAAGTTCTTCACCAAGCGCGGCGGGCTATCCTCGGTGGAGGTGGAAGGGATCTGCGACCGCGCTGCACGCAAGTACGTCGCGAGGAAgatgggcctcggcggcggcggcctcggcatGCCTCCGGTGGTCATGCGCGTCGACCTGATGAGCGCCTACGCGCAGCACCTCCGGGACATCATCAAGGAGCGCGTCGCCCACCCGACGCACTACGACACCCCGCTGGAGGGCTTCAAGGTCATCGTGAACGCCGGCAACGGCTGCGGCGGGTTCTTCGCGTGGGACGTGCTGGAGAAGCTGGGCGCCGACACCACCGGCAGCCTGCACCTGGGGCCGGACGGCATGTTCCCGAACCACATGCCCAACCCGGAGGACGCGACGGCCATGTCGCTGACGCGCGGCGCGGTGCTGGCCGGCGGCGCGGACCTCGGCGTGGTGTTCGACACGGACGTGGACCGCAGCGGCGTGGTGGACGACGCGGGGGCCGCCATCAACGGGGACCGCCTCATCGCGCTCATCTCCGCCATCGTGCTGGCGGAGCACCCCGGGACGACGGTGGTGACGGACGCGCGCGCGGGCGACGGGCTCACGCGGTTCATCGAGGCGAGGGGCGGGCGGCACTGCCTGTACCGCGTCGGCTACCGCAACGTGATCGACAAGGGCGCGCAGCTCAACGCGGACGGCGTGGAGACGCACGTCATGATGGAGACCACCGGGCACGGCGCGCTCAGGGAGAACCACTTCCTCGACGACGGCGCCTACATGGTGGTGAAGATCATCATCGAGATGGTCCGGATGAGGCTGGCGGGGCTGGAGGGCGGGGTCGGCGGCCTCATCCGGGACCTCGAGGAGCCAGCCGAGTCCGTGCTGCTGAGGATGGACATCGTGGGCGAACCCAATAGCGCGAAACAGCGGGGCGTCGAAGCCGTCGAGGCTTTCAAGACATACATCGAGGTGCGTCTCGAGAACAGTTTACTAACTACTGCTGCATGATCCATGAAGCTAGCTAGCGAATAATCGGAAGGTCTACGTACATTCTTCTGCTGATGTAGTCTTACATATGTTTCTCCACATGGTTTAGGAAGGGAAACTTAGCGGTTGGGTGCTGGATGATTGCGGGGACTGCTCGGTTGATGAGGGATGCCTTGTGGACAACAACGATCATCCAATCGACGTTGACGCCTACATGTACAGGTATGCATGCCCGCTGCTTGATTTGCGAAAATTTATACTAGGTCCTATGGATATAGGGCGGATATGTTTAACTAAATTTCTCGTTGATTTGTGAAAGCAGAGCGAAGTTCTATGACGAGTCTCAGAGACCGCTCGGGTGGGTTCACATTCGCCAAAGTGTTCATAACCCCAACATAGCACTCAACTTGCAGTCATGTGTTCCCGGTGGTTGCAGATCCATGGCGGTGGATCTATTTGAGAGGTACTCCGTATTACTATGTCTACAACAACTACAAGTCATAATATTTACTTTGTTTTGACATAGTACTTAATAATATTGTTTGCTTCCTAATTGCAGGTTTTTGTTGACAAGTGGAGTAAATGAGTTCGTTGACACCAGCGAAGTACAGAAATTTGTGAAGTAGATCTTAGCCTTGCAACACTCTGTATATACGGGATTAATTCAGGACAGATCCTAGGTGGCAATAAAAGAGCATACCTCTACATGCTGAAAATTGTATGGGGAATGCCTTTTGGTTCTCGGGTGTATATTCACCCTATTTGGGAAATAAATTAAATAATTATGAAAAAGGTAAAGAAAAAGCAGACCTTTTTGAATAaacttgactttcttttgcactacTATATAAATTTTCTCCAAGAAAAAAcccatttcttcttcttcttcttttgccctgAAGGCAACGGCGGTTTTCCTTCATGGTATTTTTACGAGTACAATACAATGTTAActtcatttaaaaaaaattctaaatcAGAATTTTTTTACGTTTACAATTACTATCTTTTTGCATATAGGGCGTATATGCACCAAGAACCAAATGCTTGTATCTCATATTGCAGTGCCTACAATCTTCTCCCTCTTCAATTATAAATATTGTATTCTTTTGAACATAGAATAATCAATCCTATAATTAGCGGCGTGGATAGAAATATTAAATTTTAACACTATATAAGTGGTCATAATGATTTCTAACTAAGGTCATCTTTAAAGCGATGCCTCAAAGGGAGAGGATTTGTGGCACGCAGGGGCGGGGGCACATACATTGTAGGCTGCTGATCTGGGTCAAGACGCCCACATCTGTCTCTGTATTTCGTGTATTTGTCTTCGTATACCTGTACCTACGTATTTGTATTGAGATTTCAAAACGAAAGCATTACTTTGCGGGTCCGTTTTGAAAGGTACAAATATTTGGATGAACAGTGCCTGTAACAAGTGTCTACtaatgtaatgccctcgatgcggctatatctcccacgtgtcgaagcacgacttagaggcataaccgcattgaaagcaatgtcgcaagtgaggtaatcttcacacaacccatgtaatacataagggaaaaagatacatagttggcttacaatcgccacttcacacaatacatgaataaagcattacatcatccagatacaatcaaggtccgacgacggaaccaaaataaaagaagactaccccaaatgctacacagatccccgatcgtcccaactgggctccactactgatcaactaaaaaacggaacaacataacgaacacggtcttcatcgaactcctccttgagctcggttgcatcacctgcacggtatcatcggcacttgcaaactggtttttgaagtatctgtgagtcacggggactcagcaatctcacaccctcgagatcaagactatttaagcttaaagtagggtaaaaggtatgaggtggagctgcagcaagcaactagcatatttggtagctaacatacgcaaatgagagcgagaagagaagacaaaagcacggtcgagaaactatgatcaagaagtgatcctagaacaacctacatcaagcataactccaacaccgtgttcacttcccgaactccgccgagaagagaccatcacggttacgcacgcggttggtgcattttaattaagataaactttaggttttctacaaccggaaattaacaaattcccatctgcccataaccgcgggcatggctttcgaaagttcaaatccctgtaggggtgtcccaacttagcccatcacaagctctcatggtcaacgaaggatattccttctcacaggaagacccgatcaggcttggaatcccgattacaagacatttcgacaaatggtaaaacaagaccagcaaagccactcagatgtgtcgacaaatcccgataggagctgcacatatctcgttctcagggcacaccggatgaacaagacgtcgggtaagccagcccagagttgcccctggtggccccggacatcgctcagttggaccaacacttagagaagcactagcccggggggggggtaaaataaagatgacccttgagtctgcagaacccaagggaaagaaaatgctaggtggcaaatgataaaaccaatgttgggccttgctggaggagttttattcaaggtgaactgtcaaggggttcccattataacccaaccgtgtaaggaacgcaaaatccgggaacataacaccgatatgacggaaactagggcggcaagagtggaacaaaacactaggcataaggccgagccttccaccctttaccaagtgtatagatgcattaattaaataagagatattgtgatcccaacaaatatccatgttccaacaaggaacaaactccaatcttcacctgcaactaacaacgctataagaggggctgagcaaagcggtaacatagccaaacaacgatttgctaggacaaagtgggttagaggtttgacatggcaatatgggaggcatgataagcaaggtgataggtatcgtagcataggcaatagcaaaagagcgagcatctagcaagcaaagatagaagtgatttcgagggtatggtcatcttgcctgagatcccgcaaggaagaagaacgagtccatgaagaagacaaacggacgtagtcgaacggatcctcacaaacgcgacgttatcggaactaacccgaagaagcaacaccggtaagaaagcaaacaatatggtaaacaaccatcacataagcatggcatgatgcacaaccaagtatgatgcatgtccggtttaaatatgcatgtcatggcaaagtgcaacaaccaaaactacaaattaagtggagctcaatatgcaacgggttgcatattgacggaacaccacatcaattatttagttcactcccggttaagtactcaataatattaaatgttggttaacatggcaatttggtgaagcataacaaaactatactatctaaacaatttaaatggggccggatataacaaataacgaatccggtaaatccccatatggcTTAGTAATGTATTGCAACAACAATCTAAACATTTTAATttttgttatcatgatgcggatgacatgaacaagtttatgcaatttctattagaagttgacaagagcattatgaagcatttgtcatcgtggcggaaacggaaggggtgccacggcaacgaatccgaaaatgatgccacggcaacatatcggttccggtaactcgatagAGATGCCGGTGAAAAGaacaagtgtgcggatgtgtggaatGAGTTAGAGatgatggggtgatcccggttaccgggtgtcccatTAGACGACGGTATGGCAACGGGGAACATGCAAGACACatgtcgggcacggtgcaaacgtGAGCATTACATACAACACAAGCAATCATTCTcggacggtcgtctcggggttataccttcccAAAGGAGCATTCTCAGAGcggttcgagttcgatgcggtgtaggggaagtagacgttctcgggacgttcgtagtggaagtagtcgttctcgcatgctctagggtcgatggtagaggttctcgcgatctcgacgacggtagtggtacatgtttatcgtagcacgagtttccgtagatgttcatgtcatcggtgtcgtggtacttggggtcttcggacttgccggtcccgttcttgcgatggtagtcgttcacgttcattcggagaggtacttgatgactccaacgtcttcggggcgacggtagtggtacacacgagggtagacgaacttgacggatccgagggctCCGGACGTCATGGTACTTGTCGATCCGGGTCTTGAGACATACTTGGCATCAGTGCCTTCGAGGAACTCGGCGTGTCCAAAACATAGCAGAACGAGGCCCCGGTTGCGGTCGTGTGGACGTTCAGTGAAGACGAACTTGCCGCTCAAAACCAAATTGAAAACCAGACCAAGGAGGTCTCGGGTGGGCAGCAGCAAGGCAGTTCAGGGCGTGGTGCGGGGCTACAGGCCGAGGTGGTACTTGGCGTTCACAGGGTTGAGCGGGACGCGGACGAAGCCGGGAGGCGAAGGCAAGGCAACGCGGCGAGGCCTGCGCTCACCGGTgaagcagcggcggcagcagcagcttgGCATGGCGACGAGAAGGTCTGCAGGAGGCAGGACGGGCCAGAGGACATGGATCCCGTCGAAGGCGCGGCTCCGGGCGGAGGCAAGCGAGGAAAGGGAGCTCGGGGCGGTTGCATGCCTTCAGGAGCAAAGCGTGGGTGCGGGCGCGCGTGGAGAGGCTCGAGGTCGAGCTCTTGGTGCTCGACAAAGACGGCGCGAAGGAAGAGGAGCCCGGCAGGGGAACTGGCGGAGGAGGGGATGGAGGAGCTCGCTGAGGCGCGGCATCCAGAGAAGCAGCGGGCGAAGCCGACGCTCCGGCGTTGTTGCTCCTCTCCTCGTGGAGCTCCTGGATGAGGGGGCTCGGGAGCACGGCGCGCGAGGCTGCAGGAAAGGTCCGGCGGAGGTCAAAAACGGAGCAGCAGGGCGGAGGCGCCGCGCTCCGGGTCGTCAAAGTCCagcagggccgcggcggcggcccccGGCGAGGAAGCCGAACGGAGTCGGGGCGAGGCGCAGGGAGATGGCGGCTCTGGCCGATCGTCCGGTCGCGGAGGACGAAGATTCGGCGGGGCACGAGGGTACAGGGCGGCGGAGGCTCTCCTGGTGCTTGATGTGAACATGCATGCGACGCTGCGGGAAGGAACTGGGAGACAAGGCGATGGATCGGGCGAGCGCCGTGCGAGCGGATCGAGCAGGGCTCTCCCTGGTTCGACGCGCGGGTGTGGGTGGCAGCGGATGGGAACGCGAGAGGGAGAGGGTGGTTTAGGTCGGGCCTAGTGGCTGCTAGGGTTAGGTCCGGTGCGGGCTGGGCCTGCGGGGGAGTTGGCCTAGGGAGGCCTAGTAGAGAGAGAGGGCTTAGGTGGGCTGACGGATGATTGAGAGGCCCAGAAGGCCAGATAGGCTGAATTCCTCTCTCTCATATCTGAAACAGGAAAAAAATaacaaagaagagaagaaaaaaggaaggAGGTGTTAGGGGAAGAAATTGGACAAGCGGataattttcttggactcacaaaaatgtgaggaatttaaataaaatgGCAAGAGGATTTTTGGAGAACAATACATTCGCACATGTTGAATTTAATTCaacatgtttgaattttgaaacccATTCGAAAGGACTCTAAATGAGCTGAGATTTttagaggagcctcgataaaagggATGAGAaaatattggcaaggtttgaagatcaaactcgaagaggaatagacatggaaaatattttgcacgtgtgttatgggtgattccaaagatggaatatttaatatagctccctactatcggaagggtatgttataaagagaagtcaccaggtgaattccctcggtttaaatagatcaaagatccatgccatttatttagttgagttgcaaaagatttatgagaagaTGGCAtggtgacatgatgcaatgcaaaaataagagggcaggcacaaatgaaacacacggcgaaacccgaaacatatggaagtcttctcaagcatcggtctcggggcgttacaactaaaATGGTAGCCTTGTGTTGAAATCGTTCAGTCTGTTCTTCTCTCTCCCTATCTGCTCTTGAAATACCCTCTGCTCCTCTTCTTATAACTCTTGTGTTCTAGCAGTAGTGCCACAGATGAGAAGGATCCAAGCTATTCTGTTGCAAGTAGCTCAAAGATGGGACGACGGAGCGACAATAGGAGTATTTCGTAGGCTTCTATGGCACATGTTAGTCATTGTTGTATCTTTGATGTTCGCACAAGTTTTGCATATGGTTGCTAGTTATTcgatcttttttttttcttttagggTCTTCTACTAGTTTGTCATATTTTAAGAACTTAGATCTTTGTTTTATCCAATCTTGCTAGTAAGGAAAAATTTGGCGCTGGTTCTTAGAACACAAATAACAAATAATGATGTACGTATGTGGTTTACGGATCTAGGACGTGATTGTAAGTATCGAAAATTAAAACTTAGAAACATCGGACAGTACGTTAGTTACGGACACCGAAACTTGGGGCATTATTTTAGTTGTACAAAGTGAAACTTAGAGCACTTGAACTGTTTGGTACCTTTTTTTGCGGATCAACTGTAAGGTACACTTAGAAGAATTCGAATACAGTTACTAAATATTTGAATATGGATTATTATATAAACATAAAACAAATGTACTCACATATGTATGTAAAATATAATTTAAGTTTGCAAAAATTAATTACATACGTGAATGTCACATACAGTAAGAGAATTACATTATGAATTTGACCTCTGAAAATCTAATTGTTTTATAAATATAATGTGTAATTTTGACATGAATGTCACATACAGTAAGAGAATCACAATATGAATTTGATCTCtgaaatttttattgttccatagaTATACTGTATAAACTTTGAGAGACTTCAATGATTGATAGTTCACTGCAACAATAAATGTATGCATTAGTTATAATTTTTTTCTAGttaactttgcactggtatagtaGCACAACAATGAATTTGATAAGTTACTTGGATcaacaaatatttttttatttaatGTTACCGGTATAATGAATAATGTTGATATGAGTTCTCAGGCAGTTCAAGGATGATGAAGGCGTTTGCAACACGGGATGCTATCAAACTTGCTAATGATATGGGACGGTGACGGATCAAAATTGAAAGCGGTGCCCTAAAAGATGTTAATCTATGGAACTCTCAAACTTTTTCAAGAACCCACATTGCAGACCCTCTTCAGGAAATTAAGGAGCTGTGCGGGAACTTTATTAGCCTTGTATAACTTTGTTAGGTGTGAGGCCAATATGGCTGCTCACCTTTGCGTCTAACAGACTAGTGAGGTTCAACGGAAATGTCTCTTGATAAATTTGTAATTTTTTCTTCTGTAATCGTATTACCCATGAACGTATTATCTTTGAGTAATTAATAAAGCTCTTGAATTATAAAAATGGACCGCGATATCTGGAGAACGTTTTCCGGGGCATCTTACTAGCAACACCAAACTTGTCATGCCAAAACAACTGAACTGGCTATGGCAATTTAGTAGGATTTGCCATGATCAGAGGCGAAAGTTGTCATGTAGtgtaaaataaagcaaaaaagaaaatgcCACATTTGACAGAAAAATTACCGTTCGTTGAATCGTGATCAGACGGCTTTGAACAGAGATGGCACCCGCCgggtttgggtacgggtggagttaccccatacccttacccatccCCTTTGAGCTTACCcatcacccgtacccatacccgtcaacgggtacaattttttcccatacACATCACCCTGCAGGGTCAATGGGTACCCACGGGTAAAAATACCCACGTGTGCACATATCAACTTGTGCAAGAAATAAGCATAAACGACAACATATCAACATAATTTATAGACATCAACGCATCGTAACAACATCACATACttataaacaacaacacatcataAACGACATCACATTCTTATAAAAAACAGCACTTACTCGTAACAGCAACATATCATAAACAAAAATACATTCCCGTAAAGAACATCATTTATTCATAGGCAGCAACACATAGTCATTTATTTTAAGTCACAAAATCACGACAAAGTATGCAGGTAATTTGATCGTACATAAGGCCACAAAATGAGCATCCCAATAAAGTTTCGACATTGTAACTAGTTCAATTAAAATAAACTCAACCAATCCGACAATAGCATAACGAAGACCTTGGCGCAATAAGTCTTCAATCTTGAGCATAACTCACGGAGTCCATCTCTCTACATCTCAAAGGGCCAAGTCTTGGTTGGAAACATGAATATAgtcatttttcagaatttttcttGTAGCATATGCACTCAAATACTCAATTGGCAAAGGAAATGTGTTGGTGAATACTAACCTGCATCCCCTCTTGAATGTCTTGAAGGCATGTCCAAAAGCTAGCATCTCCTTTATGAACATCTAGAACAACAATTTGTAGAGATGATGAAACAATAATTAGCAATAGTTAAATAACGAGTAAGTTTAAACAAATTACATTATTTGCTCACCTTTGCATTTGTTTCTAAGCCAATTTTGGGAGCACATCAAGACTTCCACCATATTAGGAGTTAGGCGGCTCCTATGCTCACTAAGTATTCTGCCACTTGTGCTAAATGCCGACTCTGAAGCAACTGTTGTCACGGGAATGGCAAATATATCTCTGGCAACCTTCCTTAATGTTGGATATCTTGTTCCAGCTATTTTCCATCAATCCAACATACTAAATACTTCTGTGTACGGCACTAGGCCATCTGTCAAGTACATATCTATTTCACCTTATAAAGAGCTGCTGCAGGACTTTGCTTGGCAACAATGTCATTGAAAATATTCATGATGGCTGGAGCTTTCATTGAAGAAAGCAATTCTTCACATGGTTTATATTCATCTACTTCCACTTCATACTCCTCTATCAGTGAATGTAGTCTAGCTACTAATGCATCAACCAACTCCACACACTCATAAGAAGATGGCTCAATGCCATGAAGCATCGCAAAGCAAGCAGTCAACATATGCCTCTTGTACCGAGGATCAAGAAGTGTAGCCATCCCCATTAGATCTTGAATGTCCGTCCAATACTTATCAAATTTAGTAGTCATTTCCTCAGAGAGTTTTTTGATAA
The sequence above is drawn from the Triticum aestivum cultivar Chinese Spring chromosome 7A, IWGSC CS RefSeq v2.1, whole genome shotgun sequence genome and encodes:
- the LOC123147790 gene encoding phosphomannomutase/phosphoglucomutase, with the translated sequence MATITAPPAALQPREHARPGRALRSAPRAWSGRRRCCQVIRATASSRGRPAATGSGQLESTALGASAGGEEGDVIRRLQNGPDVRGVALEGEKGRAVDLTPLAVEVIGESFGEWLRDQRREREGEDGEQLRVSVGRDPRLSGSRLSAVLFAGLAKAGCAVFDMGLATTPACFMSTILPRFSYDASIMMTASHLPYTRNGLKFFTKRGGLSSVEVEGICDRAARKYVARKMGLGGGGLGMPPVVMRVDLMSAYAQHLRDIIKERVAHPTHYDTPLEGFKVIVNAGNGCGGFFAWDVLEKLGADTTGSLHLGPDGMFPNHMPNPEDATAMSLTRGAVLAGGADLGVVFDTDVDRSGVVDDAGAAINGDRLIALISAIVLAEHPGTTVVTDARAGDGLTRFIEARGGRHCLYRVGYRNVIDKGAQLNADGVETHVMMETTGHGALRENHFLDDGAYMVVKIIIEMVRMRLAGLEGGVGGLIRDLEEPAESVLLRMDIVGEPNSAKQRGVEAVEAFKTYIEEGKLSGWVLDDCGDCSVDEGCLVDNNDHPIDVDAYMYRAKFYDESQRPLGWVHIRQSVHNPNIALNLQSCVPGGCRSMAVDLFERFLLTSGVNEFVDTSEVQKFVK